The following proteins come from a genomic window of Botrytis cinerea B05.10 chromosome 14, complete sequence:
- the Bcypd1 gene encoding Bcypd1 — protein sequence MSSSTSTPTPVPAPKTVPVTPKPEPIKEKSPVPVVPPPKEEVEEQDDERSDDGSVGLPDLGENIDSATFEQILEMDDDEDEREFSRSIVFGFFEQAEQTFVKMDDALEEKDLATLSSLGHFLKGSSATLGLTKVKDSCEKIQHYGQQKDEAGTTDEPDKEKCLARIKETLVSVKEEYEEVEKVLKKFYAT from the exons ATGTCCTCCTCTACTTCGACTCCTACTCCGGTACCAGCGCCAAAGACAGTACCAGTCACACCTAAACCCGAACCCATCAAAGAAAAATCGCCAGTTCCTGTTGTTCCACCACCCAAAGAAGAAGTCGAGGAACAAGATGATGAAAGG AGTGATGATGGGTCCGTTGGTCTACCAGATCTCGGAGAGAATATCGATTCGGCCACATTCGAACAAATTCTAGAGATGGacgatgacgaagatgagcGGGAGTTCAGTCGTTCTATCGTTTTTGGATTCTTTGAGCAGGCCGAGCAGACCTTTGTCAAAATGGATGATGCACT TGAGGAGAAAGATCTAGCAACGCTTTCTTCGCTCGGGCATTTCTTGAAGGGCTCGTCGGCAACATTGGGATTGACAAAGGTCAAGGACAGTTGTGAAAAGATTCAACACTATGGACAGCAGAAAGATGAAGCTGGCACAACAGATGAACCCGACAAGGAGAAATGTTTGGCGAGAATCAAGGAAACGTTGGTTTCGGTGAAGGAGGAGTACGAAGAGGTTGAGAAGGTCCTGAAGAAGTTTTATGCCACTTGA